A genomic stretch from Desulfurococcaceae archaeon MEX13E-LK6-19 includes:
- a CDS encoding anaerobic ribonucleoside-triphosphate reductase activating protein produces the protein MVDVYQAVTFTLWLCGCNLKCPFCHNWKIATWSKDLCRIINEEKLLNELESARLFIDYLHITGGEPLIQWRNLIEFLRKVKENIGVPISINSNLTLFKPLEKILEKDLVDHIATDIKIPPELLYGFNVDTSMKLWRLFIKSLKLVVLHNIPLELRIPVARNISLRYMEKYIDEVLSVLGSYDNYYFIIQPLLGHPITSPRDSKWCSEYCNPLNTTLDNIAKILRSRGIDKISIKYVVEELKQVA, from the coding sequence ATGGTTGATGTTTATCAGGCTGTAACGTTTACACTATGGTTATGTGGATGTAATCTCAAGTGTCCTTTCTGCCATAACTGGAAAATAGCTACATGGAGTAAAGACTTGTGCAGAATAATTAATGAAGAAAAGCTTCTCAACGAACTAGAGTCGGCTAGATTGTTCATAGATTATTTACATATAACAGGAGGCGAACCACTAATTCAATGGAGAAATTTAATAGAGTTTCTAAGGAAAGTGAAAGAAAACATTGGTGTTCCTATAAGTATTAACTCTAACCTGACTTTGTTTAAACCCTTAGAGAAGATATTAGAGAAGGATCTTGTAGATCATATCGCGACGGATATCAAGATTCCACCAGAGCTTTTGTACGGATTTAATGTAGATACATCAATGAAGTTATGGAGACTGTTCATTAAATCGCTGAAATTAGTTGTACTGCATAATATACCCTTGGAGCTGAGAATACCTGTTGCAAGAAATATTAGTCTAAGATACATGGAAAAGTATATCGATGAAGTGTTATCGGTACTAGGTTCCTACGATAACTACTACTTTATCATACAGCCTCTTCTAGGGCATCCTATTACATCACCTAGAGATAGTAAGTGGTGTAGTGAATACTGTAATCCGCTCAATACTACTCTTGATAACATAGCCAAGATATTGAGGAGTAGAGGCATTGATAAGATCTCAATTAAGTATGTAGTAGAGGAGTTAAAACAGGTAGCTTAA
- the thyX gene encoding FAD-dependent thymidylate synthase produces MFEICKPSVVLIRYSVDGENIVAGAAKLTLSSKDMNTILSSIDDEQKEIWVKELIRRGHGSPLEHSFYSFEITCSRVASHQIVRHRIASYTQLSQRRGDKLLKSVVNVSAKYLEISIPSSISKQELYHKYSTILHEIIERIDEINDDVLYNIVCQGFIIPPRVVKKNDKEFIKELLLCLEKYYKALANGYHPEDARFLLPQAVKTRIYVTMNARELIENFLPLRTCSHAQWEIRYIAWSMLRELLRVHPSMFSYAGPRCVLYENRVRDNPCSLLSFIKDNIEFVIERCPELVPRDNIRQCVLSSLKDPWEDNYILFNEYLQNNGRKQ; encoded by the coding sequence ATGTTTGAGATTTGTAAACCTAGTGTTGTGTTGATAAGGTATAGTGTTGATGGCGAAAATATTGTTGCTGGTGCTGCCAAGTTAACACTATCAAGCAAGGATATGAATACAATACTGTCAAGTATTGATGATGAACAAAAGGAGATATGGGTTAAAGAGCTTATAAGACGAGGTCATGGCTCACCGCTGGAGCACTCTTTCTATAGCTTCGAAATAACTTGCTCTAGAGTTGCCAGCCACCAAATCGTCAGACATAGGATTGCAAGTTATACACAATTGAGTCAAAGAAGAGGAGATAAATTATTGAAAAGTGTGGTCAATGTCTCGGCGAAATACTTAGAGATAAGTATTCCTAGCTCGATTAGTAAGCAGGAACTCTATCATAAATATAGTACCATACTCCATGAGATCATTGAGAGAATTGATGAGATTAATGATGATGTGTTATACAATATTGTTTGTCAGGGATTTATTATACCCCCTAGAGTTGTCAAGAAAAACGATAAAGAGTTTATCAAGGAACTGTTGCTGTGTCTTGAAAAATACTACAAGGCACTTGCAAACGGATATCATCCCGAGGACGCTAGGTTTCTGCTACCACAAGCTGTTAAAACAAGGATCTATGTCACGATGAATGCGCGTGAGCTTATAGAAAACTTTCTGCCATTAAGGACATGTAGTCATGCCCAGTGGGAAATAAGGTACATTGCCTGGAGTATGTTGCGTGAATTACTCCGAGTACATCCATCAATGTTCTCCTATGCTGGTCCTCGATGCGTATTATATGAGAACCGTGTTAGAGACAATCCATGTAGTCTCCTCAGCTTCATTAAAGATAATATTGAATTCGTTATTGAGAGATGCCCTGAGCTTGTACCAAGAGATAATATTAGGCAATGTGTATTGTCCAGTCTAAAGGATCCTTGGGAAGACAATTATATATTGTTTAACGAATATCTCCAAAACAATGGCAGAAAGCAGTAA
- a CDS encoding dCTP deaminase, translating to MILSDWDIRIYIEKKLLVINPLYDDTIRENGVDLRFGNEFCRFKKTSSIVVDSRNPIPEEFLECIEVGEEGFVINPLEHILTTTEEWIEIPHDLIGFVNLRSTFARLGLYIPPTIIDSGFKGQVTIEIIGSSVPIRVYPGQRFLHVIFARTSSPVYKPYEGKYQKQKGVTPPKPDKSR from the coding sequence TTGATCCTAAGTGACTGGGATATAAGAATATATATTGAGAAAAAGCTACTAGTCATAAATCCACTATATGATGACACGATCAGAGAAAATGGTGTTGATTTAAGATTTGGAAATGAGTTCTGTAGATTCAAGAAGACGAGTAGCATAGTAGTAGACTCACGTAATCCAATACCTGAAGAGTTCTTAGAATGTATTGAGGTTGGTGAAGAAGGTTTTGTAATAAATCCTCTTGAGCACATACTAACCACTACTGAGGAATGGATAGAAATCCCACATGACCTCATAGGATTTGTAAATCTGAGGAGCACTTTTGCAAGACTAGGATTGTACATACCTCCGACAATTATAGATTCCGGATTTAAAGGCCAGGTAACAATAGAGATTATTGGTAGTAGTGTACCCATAAGAGTGTATCCTGGACAAAGATTCTTGCATGTAATATTTGCTAGAACAAGTAGTCCTGTATACAAGCCTTATGAAGGAAAGTACCAGAAGCAAAAAGGAGTAACCCCACCTAAACCCGATAAATCAAGGTAA
- a CDS encoding YkgJ family cysteine cluster protein: protein MKKYIVVRKGEKIRYQCIRSGRCCTSGPNVALTAYDVCRIAKYLGVDWRELKGKYIIAIVADMIAVPALRSVGNDVCVFLRYDNGLPTCSIYPARPMRCRLYPFLPASPSKRNIMYVDGYCPGVGKGEPIEPPWDDLEKYYQEVTMHYKRMYQLVFELGYEPLEALEKLIDEVCGEEDSTSFKHDKE from the coding sequence CTGAAGAAATATATTGTAGTCAGAAAGGGCGAGAAAATAAGGTATCAGTGTATTAGAAGTGGGCGTTGTTGTACTTCTGGTCCAAATGTTGCATTAACTGCTTATGATGTTTGCCGTATTGCAAAGTACCTTGGTGTTGATTGGAGAGAACTGAAAGGCAAGTATATAATAGCTATTGTTGCAGACATGATTGCAGTACCGGCTCTTAGGAGTGTTGGTAATGATGTCTGTGTATTCCTTAGGTATGATAACGGGTTACCTACATGTAGTATCTATCCAGCTAGGCCAATGAGATGTAGACTCTATCCATTTCTCCCAGCTAGTCCTAGTAAGCGGAACATCATGTATGTTGATGGGTATTGTCCAGGTGTAGGTAAAGGTGAGCCTATAGAACCTCCTTGGGATGACTTGGAGAAGTATTACCAAGAAGTAACTATGCATTACAAAAGAATGTACCAGCTAGTATTTGAGCTGGGATACGAACCTCTTGAGGCTTTAGAGAAACTCATTGATGAAGTATGTGGTGAAGAAGATAGTACCTCTTTTAAACATGACAAGGAATAA
- a CDS encoding BtpA/SgcQ family protein — protein MIDEGFFSKKPVIGVIHLPPLPGSPCHNIESSIDFIIDNAIRDAKIYIDNGVDAIILENFMDAPFAVRVLEPETLSTMSIIAWEIQKEIGKPIGINVLRNSGVEALSIACITGLDFIRVNALVEHVWAPEGLLTPIARDIMLKKKMLRCNVKVFADVNVKHGLSMFPLEMAIKETEERGMADALIVTGQRTGEAPSPGLVYYVKKISKKPVIIGSGVNLFNIRLYFRIADGFIVGTYFKKNGVTKNPVDPARVSNFMKIVNELRKTLSQDKH, from the coding sequence TTGATCGATGAGGGTTTCTTCTCTAAAAAGCCAGTGATTGGTGTTATACATTTACCTCCTTTACCTGGTTCGCCATGCCATAACATTGAATCGTCTATTGATTTTATTATTGATAATGCTATTAGAGATGCCAAGATCTATATTGATAACGGTGTCGATGCAATTATTCTGGAAAACTTCATGGATGCACCATTTGCTGTTAGAGTGTTGGAGCCCGAAACACTTAGCACAATGTCCATAATTGCTTGGGAGATCCAGAAGGAAATAGGTAAACCCATAGGCATTAATGTTTTACGGAATAGTGGCGTTGAAGCATTGTCGATAGCGTGTATTACGGGGCTCGATTTCATAAGAGTAAACGCGTTAGTGGAACATGTATGGGCTCCCGAGGGTTTACTGACACCTATAGCCAGAGACATTATGTTGAAAAAGAAGATGCTTCGTTGTAACGTAAAAGTGTTCGCTGATGTTAACGTGAAACATGGCTTGAGTATGTTTCCACTTGAGATGGCTATTAAAGAGACTGAAGAAAGAGGTATGGCTGATGCATTGATAGTAACTGGACAACGTACAGGTGAAGCACCATCCCCTGGATTGGTATATTATGTAAAGAAGATCTCGAAGAAACCTGTTATTATTGGAAGTGGCGTTAACTTGTTTAACATAAGACTTTACTTTAGAATTGCTGACGGGTTTATCGTAGGAACTTACTTTAAGAAAAATGGTGTCACAAAAAACCCTGTCGACCCTGCGCGCGTTAGTAACTTCATGAAGATAGTTAATGAATTAAGAAAAACACTGTCCCAGGATAAACATTAG